Below is a window of Mycolicibacterium rhodesiae NBB3 DNA.
TGACCGGGCCGTGGCGCGAGGTGGTGTCGCAGCCGCAGCGGCATTTCTGGAACGGGCGACGGAGCTGACGTCGGATCCGGTGAAACGCGGTGCGCGGGCACTGGCGGCGGCCGAGGCGAAGTTCGCCGCCACGTCGTCCGAAGCCGCATACGCGCTGCTGGCGATCGCGGAGATGAGTCCGCTCGATGATCTGCAGCGGGCGCAAGTCGCACGTCTGCGCGCACAGATCGCGTTCGTGCAGAGTCGCGGCGGAGCCGACGGCGCACCGAAGGTGGCCGACACGGCGCTCAGCCTGCTCGACGCCGCGCGAGGCCTGGAGGGTCTCGACGACGCGCTCGCGAGAGAAACCTATCTCGATGCGCTCGGGGCGGCGATGTACGCCGGCCGACTGTGTCCCCTGGGCGGTCCGATCGTGGTGGCCGAACCGGCGCGTAGGGCACCGCAGGGGCCGCAACCGCCACGGCCGACAGATCTATTGCTCGACGGGCTCGCGTTGCGGTTCACCGACGGCCACGCAGCGAGCCTGCCGACGTTGCGTACCGCGATGACACAGGTGCTCGACGCGGCCGCGCACCCCGACGGTGAATCGATGCGTTCGTTCTGGCAGGGGTTTCCCATCGCACAGGAGTGCGCCGCGGGTGAACTGTGGGACGACGATCTATGGCATGAGGTCGGCACCACCGCCGTACGTGTCGCGCGTGAAGCCGGCGCGCTTGCGATGCTGCCGCTGGCGTTGGCGACGCGTGCCGGAATGCATGTTTTCGCAGGCGAATTCGACGCGGCGTCGGCGTTGATCGAAGAGGCGGACACGATCGCCGCCGCGACCGGATACGCGCCGGTGAGGTATCACGCGATCTCGCTCAACGTGTGGCGCGGTGTGGAGGCCGAATCGATGCGGCTGCTCGACGCCACCACCGAACTTGCCGCGTCGCGCGGTGAGGGCCGGATCACCGGCCTCATCGGGTGCTTCAGGGCGATACTCAACAACGGTCTGGGCCGCTACGCGGAAGCACTGGATGCGGCGCAACAGGCCTGCGAGCACGAGGATCTCGGCCCGTACCGGCTGTCGCTGGCCGAGCTGATCGAGGCGGGCGCGCGGTGCGGTGAGAGAGACGCGGCGGTCGACGCGGTCGCGAACATGGAGTCGCAGGCCGCGGCCGGTACGGATTGGGCGCTCGGCACATTGGCGCGCTGCCGTGCGCTGGTCGCCGACGGCCAGACCGCGGAGGACCACTATCGCGAGGCGATCGATCGTCTCGGGCGCACGAGGATGCGCGTCTATCTGGCGCGGTCGCATCTGGTGTACGGCGAGTGGCTGCGGCGCGAGCACCGCAGGGTCGACGCACGCGAGCACCTGGGCATCGCGCACGAGATGTTCGTCCGGATGGGCGCGGAGGCGTTCGCAGAGCGGGCCCGGCGCGAGCTCCTGGTCACCGGCGAGAAAACACGTAAGCACACGGTCGGCTCCGGCGAAGGACTGACGGCGCAGGAGGCCCAGATCGCCGCGCTGGCAGGCTCGGGGCTCACCAATCAGGAGATCGGTGCGCAGCTGTTCATCAGCGCACACACGGTCGAATGGCACCTGCGCAAGGTGTTCGCCAAGCTCGGCATCAAATCGCGTCGGCAGCTCCGAGGGCGGCCCGACATCACCTAGTCGACCACGGCTGGACTACGGACTTTCAAGGGTCCGCTACGCGGTCGGAATCGACATGGTGGAGGTGTGGAACTTGCCGATCACGTCGCCCTGATCACCGGTGGTACAGCAGGTATCGGGTGGGAGTCCGCCCGCCTGATCGCCTGTGAAGGGGCCCACGTCATCGTCTCGGGCCGCGATCGCGAACGCGGTGAGCAGGCCGCGGCCCGCATCGGCGCCAGCGCCCGCTTCGTGCAGGCCGACCTGTCCGACATGGATTCGGTGACATCCCTCGTGCAGCAGGCAGGAAACGTCGACATCGTCGTGAACAACGCCGCGAACTTCACCGGCGCCGAAACCGTCGACCAGGACGTCGCCGTCTTCGAGTCGATCTTCGACACCAATGTCCGCGGTGCCTACTTCCTGATCGCCGGACTGGTCCCGGGAATGCTAGAACGTGGGCGCGGCAGCATCGTCAACATCACCTCGATGGTCGCTTCCAAGGGCGTCGCGGGTGCGTCGGGGTACAGCGCTTCCAAGGCGGCGCTGGAGTCGCTGACCCGGACCTGGGCCGCCGAGTTCGGCAAGCATGGCGTGCGGGTCAACAGTGTCGCTCCGGGGCCGACCCGCACCGACGGTGTGGCCGCCGAATGGGGTGAGACCAACGAGGAGCTCGGCCGGGCCCTACCGCTGGGCCGGACAGCGCATGCCGCCGAGATCGCCGAGGCGGTGCTGTTTCTCGCCTCACCACGCGCCAGCTTCGTCACGGGTTCGACGCTGCACGTCGATGGCGGCGGGTCGGCAGTCTGATGTCGCACGAAACGCTCGAGGAGGCGGCGGTGGTGTTTCTGGCCTGCCGAGATCGGTTGTTCGGCATCGCATATCGCATGCTCCACGATTGCGGCGAGGCCGAGGACATCGTGCAGGACGCATGGCTGAGGTGGCAGCTGTGCGATCGAAGCGTCGTCGCAGAACCGCTTGCGTTCCTGACCACCACGACCAAGCGGCTGTGCCTCAACACCGTGCAGTCCGCGCGTGTCCGCCACGAAACCCGCGGCGGCGAGTCGCTTCCCGAACCCGTGGACCACAACGCCGACCCGCTGCGCTGCCTCGAGCAGTGCGAAGCGCTGGAAACCGCCGCACTCGCCCTGCTGGAGCGGCTGTCACCGCCGGAGCGCGCCGCATACGTACTGCGGGAGGCCTTCGACTACTCCTATTCGGAGATCGCGGCGATTGTCGACGTGACACAGGCGAATGCGCGCCAGCTCGTCAGCCGCGCGCGCAAACACCTTGCCGCAGAACGGCGCGACGCTCCCAACGGAGCGGAGCACAAGCGGTTGGTGGTGGCGTTGGCGGCGGCCACCCGGTCGGGCGATCTGACGAGTCTGGAAACGGTCTTCACCCAGGATCTGACGGTCGCGGCCTAGCCCAGTCGGAACAGCGCCATGGCGTTGGCGTCCAGGATCGCGTGCGCTTCGCCGGGGTCGGCGACATCGGTGATGTATTCGACGGCGCGCACGAACGTCTCGCCGTCCTCGTAGGGGAAATCGGTGCCGAGTAGGATCCGGTCGGCTCCGAAAGTCTCGATGGCGCAACGTAAGGCGGGCGCGTGACAGTGGCTGACGCTGTCGAACCACAGGCGGTGGACCGCCTGGCTCGGCGGCTCCGGCGTGTCGGGCGCTTCGAACGCGACATGGTCGTCGGCCCGGCGGGTGATCATCGGCAGCGCACCGCCGAGATGCGAGCAGATGATCTTCACTCCCGGATAGCGCTGCAGATGTCCCGACGTGATCAGCTGCATGGCTGCAATGGTGTCTTCGAACGGTGCTCCCACCATCCAGGTGATGTTCTGGTCGGTGACCAGCGGTGAGCAGGCGCCGTTACCGGCCGGGTGCAGGTAGAGCACCGCTCCGCGGGCGTCGAGTGCGGCGAAGATGGGCTCGAAGTCCGGGTCGGTGATCGCACGGTTCAGCACGCTCGTGTTCATCGAGACGCCGACCATGCCCAATTCGTCAATGGCACGGTCTATTTCGGCGATCGATGCGTCGATGTGGGGCATCGGCGTTGCGGCGAATGCGCGGAAGCGGTCAGGATGCGCGGCGACCAGTGCGGCGTACTCGTCGTTGACGTGGCGCGCGGCGGCGACGGCGCGGTCGGCGTAGGCGCCGTACGGCAGCTGCGGGGCGGCGGACAGCACTTGCAGGTCGACACCTGCGCGGTCCATCAACCGCAGCCGCGCAGTGAGTTCGGCGCCGTCGCCGGCGCCGATCCCTCGCTGCGTCGCGGTGTCGGTCTTGCCGAGACCGACGAGCATGTCGAGGTAGGCGCTGGTCCAGTAGTGGGCGTGAACGTCGATCCGCATGTATGTCAACGCTATTCGCTGAACGCCACGCCGTACAGTGTTCAGCCGCTGGCGGGTTGGGTTGCGCCGGGGCTAGCCTCGGTTTCGTGGTCGAGAAACTGCACGTCGATCTGTCCGGTGCACCGCAGACGATGCTGGCCACGTTTTACGCCAAGGCGCTCGACGCCGACCTGCCGAATCCGATTCTCGGCGATCGCTGGGCCAAGGAGATCGTCGACCGTATCGACTACGACTGGTCGAAGACGTCGATCACCACAGCGAATTCACCGTCGGTGACCACCCGCAGCGCCCATTTCGACAACTGGGCTCGCCAATTCCTGGCGGTCCATCCCGAAGCGAACGTGGTTCACCTCGGATGTGGGCTGGACGCGCGCGCGTTCCGGCTGAATCCCGGGCCTGGGGTCGAGTGGTATGACGTCGACTATCCCGACGTCGCCGACCTGCGTCGCCAACTCTTCCCGCATCGCGACAACTACCACGTCGTCTCCGCCTCGGTGACCGATCCGTCGTGGCTCGCGCGGGTGCGGCCGGAGCGTCCGACGCTGATGATCGCCGAGGGGCTGACGATGTATCTCACCGAATCCGACGGCCTCGCGTTGTTGCGTCGGATCGTCGATGCTTTTCCGTCGGGGGAGCTGCAGTTCGACGCCTTCAATCGGTTGGGTGTCAGATCACAGTGGATGAACGCGGTGGTTCGCCGATCGGGAGCCACGTTGTATTGGGCGATCAACGGACCCGGCGACATCGTCGACGCGGTTCCGGGCGTGCGCCTGTTGGCGTTCCAATCCCCGTTCGACTCCGCGTCGTTCCGGGGCCTCGCCTGGTTCTATCGGGCGATGGCCGGCGTGATGTCGTTGGTGCCGTCGCTGCGGTACATGGCGCAGTACCACCGGTACGCGTTCTGAGGGCCGTCCGTCGTGGTGCTTGTGGCGGCGTGTGCCGTCGCCGGTGCGGCGTCGGCATCGACCGCCGTGCCGAGCGCGAATGCGCCGATGAAACCGGCGGGGACGACGATGTACGTGGGCCCACGGGTCTGTCCGATGATCGGGCTGGCCACGGGGTGAATCCGGCGTCCCCCGATCAGGGGAACTCAGGCGGCCTTCAGCTCGGCGATGACCTCGGCGTAGAGCCGCGCCTTGATCGCCCCGAACACCGCACCGGCCTTCGCGGCCAGTGCCTCGGCGCGCGCGAGGGCGATGTCGAGCACCTCGCCTTCGCCTGCGGTGGCGGCGACGATACCGGCAGCGTATGCGTCGTCGCCCCCGTAGCGGCGCGCGGTCGTCATCGCCTCATGGGCCGCCGCGATCGGCAGCCGTGAACGGATCAACGCGTTCATGCCGGCGGTGAACGGAATTCCCAAATCGACCTCGGGAAGACAGAAATAACCTCGATCGGCGCGCATCACGATCTGGTCGTGGGCCAGCGCCAGCATCGCACCGGCGGCAAACGCGTGGCCCTGCACC
It encodes the following:
- a CDS encoding ATP-binding protein; the protein is MAGSDQRLLGRHDECEALDRLIDAARTGQSQVVVLRGEAGVGKTALLDYAEQRATGFRTARATGVEADVDLAFAGLHQLCAPMLDSLDGLPAPQRDALATAFGQSAGPAPDRFLVGLAVLSLLAEVTADEPLMCVIDDAQWLDRVSAQTLAFVARRLLAEPVALVFAVRDGHYDELKDLPELNIRGLADGDARALLDSVIQVRLDERVRERIIAEARGNPLALLELPRDPVAAEGGFGRPGTRAPSGHIEQSFVRRVQSLPMPTQTLLLTAAAEPVGDKALLIRAAHRLGISSDVAAHAEAEGLIEIGTRVRFRHPLMRSAAYLAADIEDRRAAHRALAEETDPQADPERRAWHGANAAFGTDDAVADELERSADRAVARGGVAAAAAFLERATELTSDPVKRGARALAAAEAKFAATSSEAAYALLAIAEMSPLDDLQRAQVARLRAQIAFVQSRGGADGAPKVADTALSLLDAARGLEGLDDALARETYLDALGAAMYAGRLCPLGGPIVVAEPARRAPQGPQPPRPTDLLLDGLALRFTDGHAASLPTLRTAMTQVLDAAAHPDGESMRSFWQGFPIAQECAAGELWDDDLWHEVGTTAVRVAREAGALAMLPLALATRAGMHVFAGEFDAASALIEEADTIAAATGYAPVRYHAISLNVWRGVEAESMRLLDATTELAASRGEGRITGLIGCFRAILNNGLGRYAEALDAAQQACEHEDLGPYRLSLAELIEAGARCGERDAAVDAVANMESQAAAGTDWALGTLARCRALVADGQTAEDHYREAIDRLGRTRMRVYLARSHLVYGEWLRREHRRVDAREHLGIAHEMFVRMGAEAFAERARRELLVTGEKTRKHTVGSGEGLTAQEAQIAALAGSGLTNQEIGAQLFISAHTVEWHLRKVFAKLGIKSRRQLRGRPDIT
- a CDS encoding SDR family NAD(P)-dependent oxidoreductase, whose protein sequence is MELADHVALITGGTAGIGWESARLIACEGAHVIVSGRDRERGEQAAARIGASARFVQADLSDMDSVTSLVQQAGNVDIVVNNAANFTGAETVDQDVAVFESIFDTNVRGAYFLIAGLVPGMLERGRGSIVNITSMVASKGVAGASGYSASKAALESLTRTWAAEFGKHGVRVNSVAPGPTRTDGVAAEWGETNEELGRALPLGRTAHAAEIAEAVLFLASPRASFVTGSTLHVDGGGSAV
- a CDS encoding sigma-70 family RNA polymerase sigma factor; translated protein: MSHETLEEAAVVFLACRDRLFGIAYRMLHDCGEAEDIVQDAWLRWQLCDRSVVAEPLAFLTTTTKRLCLNTVQSARVRHETRGGESLPEPVDHNADPLRCLEQCEALETAALALLERLSPPERAAYVLREAFDYSYSEIAAIVDVTQANARQLVSRARKHLAAERRDAPNGAEHKRLVVALAAATRSGDLTSLETVFTQDLTVAA
- a CDS encoding amidohydrolase family protein; translation: MRIDVHAHYWTSAYLDMLVGLGKTDTATQRGIGAGDGAELTARLRLMDRAGVDLQVLSAAPQLPYGAYADRAVAAARHVNDEYAALVAAHPDRFRAFAATPMPHIDASIAEIDRAIDELGMVGVSMNTSVLNRAITDPDFEPIFAALDARGAVLYLHPAGNGACSPLVTDQNITWMVGAPFEDTIAAMQLITSGHLQRYPGVKIICSHLGGALPMITRRADDHVAFEAPDTPEPPSQAVHRLWFDSVSHCHAPALRCAIETFGADRILLGTDFPYEDGETFVRAVEYITDVADPGEAHAILDANAMALFRLG
- a CDS encoding class I SAM-dependent methyltransferase, which produces MLATFYAKALDADLPNPILGDRWAKEIVDRIDYDWSKTSITTANSPSVTTRSAHFDNWARQFLAVHPEANVVHLGCGLDARAFRLNPGPGVEWYDVDYPDVADLRRQLFPHRDNYHVVSASVTDPSWLARVRPERPTLMIAEGLTMYLTESDGLALLRRIVDAFPSGELQFDAFNRLGVRSQWMNAVVRRSGATLYWAINGPGDIVDAVPGVRLLAFQSPFDSASFRGLAWFYRAMAGVMSLVPSLRYMAQYHRYAF
- a CDS encoding enoyl-CoA hydratase/isomerase family protein, which produces MTGLDRTGAVFVLTLGEDENRFHPDRLTQINAALDEVEAAEGAKAVVTTGAGKFYSNGLDLDFMAANPDASEANLVDVHALFARVLSFPAPIIAAVQGHAFAAGAMLALAHDQIVMRADRGYFCLPEVDLGIPFTAGMNALIRSRLPIAAAHEAMTTARRYGGDDAYAAGIVAATAGEGEVLDIALARAEALAAKAGAVFGAIKARLYAEVIAELKAA